From the Papaver somniferum cultivar HN1 chromosome 2, ASM357369v1, whole genome shotgun sequence genome, the window ACCACCGTACATTTGATTAGGTATTCTCCCAATAAAAATAGAATAGGGGAAAAAACTCTTTCCTCCCAACGGTCGACTTATTTACTCGATCATCTCATCTCTTCTTTCTCCTCTTTTTACCACTACCACAGACAGAGACAGAGAGTCTACTTTGGTTTCTCATTTCTGAAAGCAGCAGCAATGGTGAAGAGTAAATCACCCTATGAGGATCTAAGATCACAGAGGATAGAGGAAAATAAAAAGAGGATTGAAGATCTCAAACTCAATCACTTAGCAATCAATTTCAAGAACTCCTCTCCCAATTCCTCACAGGTCTCTCTCCCTCCCTTcctctgtttttattttcatctctgtttttattttcatctctattaaaaaccctaaaaccctaaaactgtTTTATGTGATCAAAACAGGTGAAACAATCAAAACCCAGGGTTTTGGTTCAGAAAAAATTGGAGTTTGTTCAAGTAAGAAGGTCTAATCGTTTATCGGATAAACCAGCTCCAGTATACGAAGAAGTAATACTAATGTCATTTCTTGCACACCCATTTAGCACTTTTCATGTTCATATGTTGTTGTGCAAATATTTATTCACAAACCCTTGTGCATTTAGGTTTTCGTTTACGAGTACGCAAGGCGAAGATCTGTCAATGGATTCTCTAAACCTAGAGCTATTCCATTAGGCGACTTTCCTATAGCAAGTGAAATTGATAGAGAAAGTGCAACAACTAAAGCAGTAAATGTAGAAAAAGATATTGGGGGTGATGGGTTTCCTTGCTTTGTAAAA encodes:
- the LOC113346638 gene encoding B3 domain-containing protein Os06g0194400-like encodes the protein MVKSKSPYEDLRSQRIEENKKRIEDLKLNHLAINFKNSSPNSSQVKQSKPRVLVQKKLEFVQVRRSNRLSDKPAPVYEEVFVYEYARRRSVNGFSKPRAIPLGDFPIASEIDRESATTKAVNVEKDIGGDGFPCFVKPMLHSHVNRGFWLGLPAYFCRKYLPKRDETITLVDEVGEEFPTNYLALKNGLSGGWMWFALAHDLIDGDALVFQLVEPTKFKIRIIRANGSQDERNGEASS